From a region of the Gossypium raimondii isolate GPD5lz chromosome 10, ASM2569854v1, whole genome shotgun sequence genome:
- the LOC105777423 gene encoding thaumatin-like protein, which translates to MPKSSNHFIFLFLSCIFVSTDAIQLVLVNNCKETIWPGILGGAGHETPRGGGFPLNCGEQTTLELPERWSGRIWPRQGCCFDETGKGSCQTGDCSGLLQCQGIGGNPPATLVEMTLGGPTSGLHYYDVSLVDGFNVPVSMVPIGGGVGCGVAACETDLNVCCPAALVVKKEGKVVGCKSACLAAKTDRYCCTGEFGDPKSCKPTIFAHLFKAICPRAYSYAFDDASSLKTCRAPRYLITFCPPN; encoded by the exons ATGCCAAAATCTTCTAATCATTTCATCTTCTTGTTTCTTTCCTGCATTTTCGTTTCCACAG ATGCCATCCAACTGGTACTAGTAAACAACTGCAAAGAAACAATATGGCCAGGAATCCTCGGCGGCGCCGGCCACGAAACACCCCGAGGCGGCGGCTTCCCTCTCAACTGCGGCGAACAAACAACCCTCGAACTCCCTGAAAGATGGTCGGGTCGAATCTGGCCTAGACAAGGTTGCTGTTTCGACGAAACCGGAAAAGGCTCATGTCAAACAGGTGATTGTTCAGGCCTTTTACAATGCCAAGGCATCGGCGGAAATCCACCGGCAACGCTCGTTGAAATGACACTCGGTGGTCCAACATCGGGTCTACATTACTACGACGTGAGCTTAGTCGATGGATTCAATGTCCCCGTCTCAATGGTCCCTATAGGTGGTGGCGTTGGGTGTGGAGTAGCCGCCTGTGAGACTGATTTAAACGTTTGTTGCCCGGCGGCATTGGTGGTGAAGAAAGAAGGGAAAGTGGTGGGGTGTAAGAGTGCATGTTTAGCTGCTAAAACCGATAGGTATTGTTGCACCGGTGAGTTTGGGGATCCAAAAAGCTGTAAGCCCACCATTTTTGCTCATCTTTTTAAAGCTATTTGTCCAAGAGCTTATAGCTACGCTTTTGATGATGCTTCAAGTCTTAAAACTTGTAGGGCTCCTAGGTATCTCATTACCTTTTGTCCTCCAAACTGA